A window from Nitrospira sp. ND1 encodes these proteins:
- the rplK gene encoding 50S ribosomal protein L11 has translation MAKEVSAQIKLQIPAGKANPAPPVGPSLGQHGVNIMEFCKQFNAKTQKDGDSIIPVIITVYKDRSFTFIMKTPPASDLLKKAAGIIKGSGVPHKDKVGKVSQAQVREIAQKKLSDLNAADLEGAIKIIQGTARSMGITVQ, from the coding sequence ATGGCCAAGGAAGTATCAGCGCAGATTAAATTGCAGATTCCGGCCGGCAAGGCCAATCCTGCTCCGCCCGTTGGTCCGTCATTGGGTCAGCACGGCGTGAACATTATGGAGTTCTGCAAGCAGTTTAACGCCAAAACGCAGAAGGACGGGGATAGCATCATCCCGGTGATCATTACGGTCTATAAGGACCGGAGCTTTACCTTCATCATGAAGACGCCTCCGGCATCGGACCTACTGAAGAAGGCCGCCGGGATCATTAAGGGATCGGGCGTGCCGCATAAGGACAAGGTGGGGAAAGTGAGTCAGGCCCAGGTCCGTGAAATCGCGCAGAAGAAGTTGTCCGACCTGAATGCGGCCGATCTTGAGGGCGCCATCAAGATTATCCAGGGGACTGCGCGTAGCATGGGTATCACCGTCCAGTAA
- the tuf gene encoding elongation factor Tu — MAKAKFERRKPHVNIGTIGHVDHGKTTLTSALTKICADRGMAKFISYDEVAKASESQGRRDASKIMTIAISHVEYETDNRHYAHVDCPGHADYVKNMITGAAQMDGAILVVSAADGPMPQTREHILLARQVGVPYIVVFLNKADKVDDKELLELVELEVRELLTKYDFPGDKIPIVQGSALKAVEGDQGPLGVPSILKLLEAVDTYIPTPTRAIDKPFLMPIEDVFTISGRGTVVTGRCEKGIVKVGDEIEIVGLRPTQTTIVTGVEMFRKVLDEGQAGDNIGVLLRGTKKEDVERGMVLAKPKSITPHTKFKAEIYVLTKEEGGRHTPFFNGYRPQFYFRTTDVTGIVTLTPGVEMVMPGDNVTVTGELISPIAMDQGLRFAVREGGKTVGSGVVTEILA, encoded by the coding sequence ATGGCGAAGGCGAAGTTTGAGCGACGAAAGCCCCACGTGAACATCGGGACGATCGGGCACGTGGACCATGGCAAGACGACGCTGACGAGTGCGCTGACCAAGATCTGCGCGGATCGCGGGATGGCGAAATTCATCAGCTATGACGAAGTGGCGAAGGCGAGCGAGAGTCAGGGGCGTCGGGATGCCAGCAAGATCATGACGATCGCGATCAGCCACGTCGAGTACGAGACGGACAACCGGCACTATGCGCACGTTGACTGCCCGGGCCACGCGGATTATGTGAAGAACATGATCACCGGCGCCGCGCAGATGGACGGGGCGATCCTGGTGGTGAGTGCCGCCGACGGTCCCATGCCGCAGACGCGGGAGCACATTTTGTTGGCGCGCCAAGTCGGCGTCCCCTACATCGTGGTGTTTCTGAACAAGGCGGACAAGGTCGACGACAAGGAATTGTTGGAATTGGTCGAGCTCGAAGTGCGGGAGCTGCTGACGAAGTACGACTTCCCGGGCGATAAGATTCCGATCGTGCAGGGGTCGGCGCTGAAGGCGGTCGAGGGGGATCAGGGGCCGTTGGGCGTGCCGTCCATTCTGAAGTTGCTCGAAGCCGTCGATACCTACATTCCGACGCCGACCCGGGCCATTGATAAGCCGTTCCTGATGCCGATCGAGGACGTGTTTACGATCAGTGGGCGCGGCACGGTGGTGACGGGCCGGTGCGAGAAGGGGATCGTGAAGGTCGGCGACGAAATCGAAATCGTCGGCTTGCGGCCCACGCAGACGACCATCGTGACGGGCGTGGAAATGTTCCGCAAGGTGCTCGATGAGGGGCAAGCGGGCGATAACATCGGCGTCTTGTTGCGCGGCACGAAGAAAGAGGATGTGGAGCGGGGCATGGTGTTGGCCAAGCCGAAGAGCATCACGCCGCACACGAAATTCAAGGCCGAGATCTATGTGTTGACCAAGGAAGAGGGCGGACGTCATACGCCGTTCTTCAACGGCTACCGGCCGCAGTTCTACTTCCGGACGACCGACGTGACGGGGATCGTGACGTTAACGCCGGGCGTGGAGATGGTGATGCCGGGAGACAATGTGACGGTCACGGGCGAGTTGATCAGCCCGATCGCCATGGATCAGGGATTGCGGTTTGCGGTTCGAGAGGGCGGCAAGACCGTCGGCTCGGGCGTCGTCACGGAAATTTTAGCGTAA
- a CDS encoding ATP-dependent helicase, with the protein MLYSATAPVMSLTAQSDANMDRESKPYILKRTPDQDHVRKFSLDYAKELNAQQYAAVTAADGPALVIAGAGSGKTRTLVHRVAYLIDSGVDPSHILLLTFTRKSSEEMLERVGALIGSRSQRVCGGTFHSVANMLLRRHGRVLGIEPGFTIMDRGDAEDLIALLRAQLGLNEKDKRFPRKGTIAEIYSKCENTLRGLEEIVLDEFSHFADHLEALGKLQRAYQAAKRQRQLLDYDDLLVLLRDLLTKDEPIRRTVSQQFRYILVDEYQDTNRLQAELIRKLAATHDNVMVVGDDSQSIYAFRGATFRNIMEFPSWFPGAKIYKLEENYRSTQPILSLANEIIQEAPEKYTKHLFTRKLDGPLPALVEAAGENAQSRFVAQKILELREEGVPLSEIAVLFRSSFHSFDLEIELSRCGLPFVKRGGIKFIEAAHVKDLLAHLRVVVNPQDAVSWHRVLMLVEGVGPKKAQDLVAAMVRVNDPYQVLWDSSGRSGKGLKELALVLDNLSKSDDLSPTEQVNRVYEYYLPILKDHHDDYPKRIRDLDHLHTIAESYPSLTEFLSDLALAPPDGSAVGVEPAGRDDEQVVLSTIHSAKGLEWQCVFLLWVVDGKFPSVFAFNTDEELDEERRLLYVAVTRAKRYLFLTYPINVYDRSSGMLLSKPSRFLDHVSPRLFETLALVEEGHGHEWGHEHDRYV; encoded by the coding sequence ATGTTATACAGCGCGACCGCTCCCGTCATGAGCCTCACTGCCCAGTCGGATGCCAACATGGACCGAGAGAGTAAGCCCTACATTCTGAAACGGACTCCGGATCAAGACCACGTCCGGAAGTTCTCGTTGGATTATGCCAAGGAGTTGAACGCGCAGCAGTATGCGGCCGTGACGGCGGCCGATGGCCCTGCGCTGGTCATTGCCGGTGCCGGAAGCGGCAAAACGCGGACGCTCGTGCATCGCGTCGCCTATCTGATCGATTCCGGGGTGGATCCCTCGCACATTTTGCTGCTGACCTTCACTAGGAAGTCTTCTGAGGAGATGCTGGAGCGAGTCGGCGCTTTGATCGGATCGCGTAGCCAGCGAGTCTGTGGCGGTACCTTTCACTCGGTCGCCAACATGCTGCTGCGGCGCCATGGGCGAGTCCTCGGGATCGAACCGGGCTTTACGATTATGGATCGCGGCGATGCCGAAGATCTGATCGCCCTCTTGCGCGCCCAATTGGGCCTGAACGAAAAAGATAAGCGATTCCCTCGCAAGGGAACCATTGCGGAGATTTACAGCAAGTGTGAGAACACGTTGCGAGGATTGGAAGAGATTGTCCTCGACGAGTTTTCCCACTTTGCGGACCATCTGGAGGCGCTGGGGAAGCTCCAGCGTGCCTATCAGGCTGCGAAGCGCCAGCGCCAGTTGCTTGATTATGACGATCTCCTGGTGCTGTTGCGGGACTTGTTGACCAAGGACGAACCCATCCGGCGGACCGTCTCGCAACAATTCCGCTACATCCTAGTGGATGAGTATCAGGACACGAATCGGCTGCAGGCGGAACTCATTCGAAAGCTGGCGGCTACTCACGACAACGTCATGGTCGTGGGTGACGATTCACAGTCCATCTATGCGTTCCGCGGTGCGACGTTCCGCAACATCATGGAGTTTCCCTCCTGGTTCCCCGGCGCCAAGATCTATAAACTGGAGGAAAATTACCGCAGCACGCAACCGATTCTCAGCCTGGCCAACGAGATCATTCAGGAAGCCCCTGAGAAATATACGAAACATCTGTTCACGCGTAAGTTGGACGGGCCTCTGCCGGCGCTGGTGGAGGCGGCCGGGGAGAATGCGCAGTCTCGATTTGTGGCGCAAAAAATCCTGGAACTGCGCGAAGAAGGCGTGCCGCTCAGTGAGATTGCCGTGCTCTTTCGCTCCAGCTTTCACTCCTTCGATCTGGAAATTGAGCTGTCGCGCTGCGGCTTGCCGTTCGTGAAGCGGGGAGGAATCAAGTTCATTGAGGCGGCACATGTGAAGGATCTCCTGGCCCATTTGCGGGTGGTCGTGAATCCTCAGGATGCGGTCAGTTGGCATCGCGTGCTCATGCTGGTCGAAGGGGTCGGTCCCAAGAAGGCGCAGGATCTGGTGGCGGCCATGGTGAGGGTGAACGATCCGTATCAGGTGCTGTGGGACAGTAGCGGCCGCTCGGGCAAGGGGTTGAAGGAGCTGGCGCTGGTGCTCGACAACCTGTCGAAGAGTGATGATCTGAGCCCGACCGAGCAGGTCAACCGGGTCTATGAGTATTATCTGCCGATCCTGAAAGATCATCATGATGACTATCCCAAGCGGATCCGGGATCTGGACCATTTGCATACCATCGCGGAGAGTTACCCCAGCCTGACAGAGTTCCTCTCTGATTTAGCGCTGGCCCCGCCGGATGGCAGTGCGGTGGGTGTGGAACCTGCGGGGCGCGACGACGAGCAGGTGGTGCTGTCGACGATTCATTCGGCGAAGGGGCTGGAGTGGCAGTGCGTATTTTTGTTATGGGTGGTGGATGGGAAGTTCCCCTCGGTCTTCGCATTCAATACGGATGAAGAGTTGGACGAGGAGCGGCGGTTATTGTATGTCGCGGTGACTCGGGCGAAGCGCTACCTGTTTTTGACCTATCCGATCAATGTGTATGACCGGAGTTCCGGCATGTTGTTATCCAAGCCATCGCGATTCCTGGATCACGTGTCGCCCCGTCTGTTTGAAACGTTGGCTCTGGTCGAAGAGGGCCATGGGCACGAGTGGGGGCACGAGCATGACCGGTACGTCTAG
- the nusG gene encoding transcription termination/antitermination protein NusG translates to MSNKNWYVIHTYAGFEGRVKTSLLERASQMGLTERLGQVLVPTEDVIEIKDGKRRTSRRKFFPGYVLIELEAPLADETLQMIKETPKVTGFVGGGAQPTPLSSEEVDSLLKQVDAGAAGPREQVRFIKGDNVRIVDGPFLGFNGAVDDVDADHSRVKVFVSIFGRSTPVELGFLQVERI, encoded by the coding sequence ATGAGCAATAAGAACTGGTACGTCATCCATACCTATGCGGGGTTTGAGGGTCGCGTGAAGACCAGTCTCCTTGAGCGCGCAAGTCAAATGGGGCTCACCGAGCGACTTGGGCAGGTCTTGGTTCCCACGGAAGATGTGATCGAGATCAAGGATGGAAAGCGACGTACGTCCCGGAGAAAATTTTTCCCGGGGTATGTCTTGATCGAGCTGGAAGCGCCGCTCGCTGACGAAACCTTGCAGATGATCAAGGAGACTCCCAAGGTGACTGGGTTCGTCGGTGGGGGGGCTCAGCCCACTCCGCTGTCTTCCGAAGAGGTCGATTCCTTGCTGAAGCAGGTGGATGCCGGTGCGGCGGGACCGCGCGAGCAGGTCCGGTTTATCAAGGGCGACAATGTTCGCATTGTGGATGGTCCGTTCCTCGGCTTTAATGGCGCGGTCGATGACGTGGATGCCGATCATAGCCGGGTAAAAGTTTTTGTGAGTATTTTTGGCCGGTCTACGCCGGTCGAGCTTGGTTTCTTGCAGGTCGAACGTATTTGA
- the rpmG gene encoding 50S ribosomal protein L33, with amino-acid sequence MRDIIDLACTVCKQRNYTTRKNKKNDPDRLERNKFCKFCRKHIAHKEVK; translated from the coding sequence ATGCGAGATATTATCGATTTGGCCTGTACGGTCTGTAAGCAGCGAAATTATACGACCCGCAAGAACAAGAAGAACGATCCGGATCGATTGGAGCGGAACAAGTTCTGTAAGTTCTGCCGGAAGCACATCGCTCATAAGGAAGTGAAGTAG
- the secE gene encoding preprotein translocase subunit SecE, producing MFQRLIASIREFIDGVRGELKKVSFPTRAETVGATTVVIVFCILMSLYLSMMDSVLGWLMRKVI from the coding sequence GTGTTTCAGCGATTGATCGCCTCTATTCGAGAATTCATCGACGGTGTGCGCGGTGAGCTCAAGAAGGTCTCTTTCCCGACGAGAGCGGAAACGGTCGGCGCCACCACGGTCGTGATCGTGTTCTGTATCCTCATGTCCCTTTATCTGTCGATGATGGATTCCGTGCTGGGCTGGCTGATGCGCAAGGTCATTTAG